In Rheinheimera sp. MM224, one DNA window encodes the following:
- a CDS encoding DUF1566 domain-containing protein — protein sequence MNLHITCEKGATLNIHLTAIGSPAADAPAATASVLEPATGLEWSKTLLDGEKVNFEKAEKAVADLGEGWRLPTREELLTLVDLERHDPCIDTNKYPDTKSTWYWTATPCAWRPESARWVVGFGDGVVYGNGINYYACVRAVRGGQ from the coding sequence ATGAATTTACATATCACATGTGAAAAGGGTGCAACGTTAAACATCCACTTAACTGCTATCGGCTCTCCAGCTGCTGACGCTCCCGCTGCCACTGCTTCAGTACTTGAGCCAGCCACAGGCCTTGAGTGGAGCAAAACACTGTTGGACGGCGAGAAGGTGAACTTCGAAAAAGCCGAAAAGGCAGTGGCCGATTTAGGCGAAGGCTGGCGCCTGCCAACCCGCGAAGAACTGCTAACGCTGGTCGACTTAGAGCGCCACGACCCATGCATTGATACCAACAAGTATCCAGACACTAAAAGCACCTGGTACTGGACTGCTACTCCATGCGCATGGCGTCCAGAGTCTGCCCGCTGGGTGGTCGGTTTCGGCGACGGCGTTGTCTACGGCAACGGCATCAACTACTACGCGTGCGTCCGTGCGGTTCGCGGCGGTCAGTAG